The Candidatus Methylomirabilota bacterium genome segment AGGCGCGCTGGGCCGAGACCCCCGAGGGAGGGTGGCGGATCCTGGCGGCCGAGCAGGTCCGCGTCGCGGGCCCCGAGGGCGCGTGACGGCCGAGCGGGACCGGCTCCAGGGCCGCTGACCTGTTTCCTCGAGATAGACACGCAGGCCCGAGCGGAGGGGGGCGCAGCCCCCTTCCAAAAATCGAGAGGAGGCTCTGACGGATGGCCGAGGAGGTGCGGGCGCACATCACGGGCGTCGTGTTCCAGGTCGTCAGCCAGACGGGCGACCGGGTGGCTGCCGGTGATCCCATCCTCATCCTGGAGTCGATGAAGATGGAGATTCCGGTCGAAGC includes the following:
- a CDS encoding biotin/lipoyl-binding carrier protein; protein product: MAEEVRAHITGVVFQVVSQTGDRVAAGDPILILESMKMEIPVEAPRAGVVQAIRVAEGQTVQEGDVVAVLE